The sequence AACCATGCACCCATAGTGTTCGACGGATGGGCTCATGTTGTACTCCTTTGTGATTCTTTCGAAAAGAGATCCTCCCTCCTCCACCATTCCCGCGTAGCTGCACGCCGTCAGCGCACTGGTGACGGTAATATGATTGGGCTTTACTCCCGCTTCCTCCATCTCCTTAAACAGATCGAGCGCCTCCCTTCCTAGGCCGTGAACGGCAAGACCGGCGATCATGGCGGTCCACACAGCCACATTTCTCTCTCTTATCGTCTCGAAGATGCTTAGTGCTTCATCGAGTTCGCCACATTTGGCGTACATGTCAACGAGGACACATCCCAGAGCGGGATCTAATTGCATCTGCCTTTTCTTTATGTACGTGTGTATCCATCTTCCTTGATCCAAAGCCCCGAGGTGGGTACATGCTGTCAGCGCACTGGTGAGCGCCCTGGCATCTGCTTCGACCTCCGTAACTAGCATCTCGCCAAAGAGCTCCAAGGCTTCCTTAAAGAGGCAATTCTCGACACACCCGGTGATCATCGATGTCCACGACACCACGTTCTTTTCTTCCATCAGATCGAACAGTCGGAGTGCCATCTCAAGCCTTCCGCTCTTCGCATATCCATCGATCATGGAGTTCCAGGTGATGGCGTCTCGGCACGGCATCCTGTCGAAAAGCTTGCGGGCAGAACCAGTGCAGCCGGACTTGGCGTAGACACGAAGAAGCGAATTGGCGGTGTAGACCTCGGAGGCGAATCCATGTTTGATGATATGACTGTGCACTTGTTGGGTTTCCGGCAAGGCTGACGGCAACGCGACACAGGCCTTGAGCAAGAAGGGGAAGGTGTAAGGATTGTGCGGCATCGCATCGGAACGCATCTGGCAGTACAAGATTACGGCTTGCTCGGGGAGATTGCTGTCGGACAAGGCTCTGATCATGGTATTCCACATGAAGGTGTTGCGACACCGGAGTCGTTCGAAGAAGAGAAGCGCATAGGTCAGGCTGCCGTCGTCGGGGGACCGGCACAGGGTGGCCAGCAGCCGGCTGGCGGGAACGGCGTCGAGGACGAGGCCGGTCTTGACCATGGTGGCATGGATCTGCTTGAGGCCTTCCACGTCTGAACATTTATCCAGCAATGAAGTGCACGCGGCCGGTGGCCTGAGGAGGACACTGTTTGGAAGGGGAAGCAGCAATGCTGCCATTGGCTTTCGGCGAGGAATCATCACAGTGGCTCTGAGATTGAGAGGACAAAGATATCGTGAGGTGCATCTGTTGTTTGTTTGGATAAGGTGTCTGCTTCGCACCAGACGTTGAGATGCTGACATGGCGGTAAAACCGGTAATTCTAAGGAAAATATTCTTCCGATAAAtactaagaaaatattttatttgtatcataaaatgtttttttgattaatttattataaaaatatcacttgagataaaaaaaatattatttattaaaattaattcattattagaagtgatcatattaaaaatattattattagatcGATCAAAGAAGGTTCGTTCGATCGTGATTACAATCAAATCGAGGCTGCTATATATATCTCTGGGTTTTGGCCACTCCAAGACAAATTAGTCAACCTTCACAGGACATGAATTGTTGTTCCCAAACAAGAAAAGACATGTTCCTGTGATGAGAAGGAATCATGCAATGTCTGGTGCATCTCGGAGTGTCTCCACCTAAGCCAGCAGGACCTTCACTTCACTGAACTCACTCGGTGTGTCTGTTGCCAGAGGCAGAGGTTTGCTCACCTCACTGCACTGTTCCTCTGCTGTCCGGAGTGGTATCAGATGCTTCTCCCAGCACGACTCGATGGCGGCATCGAACATGTCCTCCATCGTGTACCGGAACTTGTAACCCAGGTCGGTGAGTTTCTTGGAGGAGAAGTGCACCCGTTCGATCGTCTCATCGATCCCTTCGAACCTGCAAGCGTAGGATCTTGTTATCTGAATC comes from Musa acuminata AAA Group cultivar baxijiao chromosome BXJ3-3, Cavendish_Baxijiao_AAA, whole genome shotgun sequence and encodes:
- the LOC135633299 gene encoding pentatricopeptide repeat-containing protein At5g66520-like, whose translation is MIPRRKPMAALLLPLPNSVLLRPPAACTSLLDKCSDVEGLKQIHATMVKTGLVLDAVPASRLLATLCRSPDDGSLTYALLFFERLRCRNTFMWNTMIRALSDSNLPEQAVILYCQMRSDAMPHNPYTFPFLLKACVALPSALPETQQVHSHIIKHGFASEVYTANSLLRVYAKSGCTGSARKLFDRMPCRDAITWNSMIDGYAKSGRLEMALRLFDLMEEKNVVSWTSMITGCVENCLFKEALELFGEMLVTEVEADARALTSALTACTHLGALDQGRWIHTYIKKRQMQLDPALGCVLVDMYAKCGELDEALSIFETIRERNVAVWTAMIAGLAVHGLGREALDLFKEMEEAGVKPNHITVTSALTACSYAGMVEEGGSLFERITKEYNMSPSVEHYGCMVDVLGRAGMLKEAEDLINAMPFDPNAAVWGALANACRIHRNFELGKHVGKMLIELEPEQSGRYIQLASILAAEGSWKQSLTTRKLMRERGVLKLPGCSSISVKGSVHEFVVGDRSHPQAEKIHLEWERILRRLRKEGYVASTDQLLLDLEEEEKEAAVGWHSEKLAIAFGFISTEPGTTIRIVKNLRVCADCHAVSKLISKVYRRKIVMRDRARFHVFVDGTCSCKDYW